A region of Campylobacter sp. MIT 99-7217 DNA encodes the following proteins:
- a CDS encoding carbonic anhydrase: MENLIQGALKFMEEDFKEHESLFEKLKNKQDPHTLFIGCSDSRVIPNLITNTGPGELFVIRNIANIIPPYRVGSDYLATTSAIEYAVNALDIKNIIVCGHSNCGGCLALYNSKEKFENIPNVKKWLDMLAPIKEEAIKIAGNDEAMRSWITEKLNLVNSLQNLLTYPGISKAVEEKKIEVHAWYFIIQTGEIYEYDFEGQHFVLITKNKEQK; this comes from the coding sequence ATGGAAAATCTTATTCAAGGTGCGCTTAAATTTATGGAAGAAGACTTTAAAGAGCATGAAAGTCTTTTTGAAAAGCTTAAAAATAAACAAGATCCCCATACGCTTTTCATAGGTTGTTCTGATTCAAGGGTTATACCAAATCTCATCACAAATACAGGTCCAGGCGAGCTTTTTGTAATAAGAAATATAGCCAATATCATTCCACCTTATCGCGTAGGGAGTGATTATTTAGCGACCACTTCAGCTATAGAGTATGCTGTAAATGCTTTGGATATTAAAAATATCATTGTTTGCGGACATAGTAATTGTGGGGGCTGTTTGGCTCTTTATAATTCTAAAGAAAAATTTGAAAATATTCCTAATGTAAAAAAATGGCTTGATATGCTTGCACCTATAAAAGAAGAAGCGATTAAGATCGCAGGAAATGATGAGGCGATGAGATCATGGATTACAGAAAAGCTTAATTTAGTTAATTCTTTACAAAATTTACTCACTTATCCCGGAATTTCAAAGGCTGTAGAAGAAAAGAAAATAGAAGTGCATGCTTGGTATTTTATCATTCAAACAGGAGAAATTTATGAGTATGACTTTGAGGGGCAACATTTTGTTTTAATCACTAAAAATAAGGAACAAAAATGA